A stretch of Lactuca sativa cultivar Salinas chromosome 6, Lsat_Salinas_v11, whole genome shotgun sequence DNA encodes these proteins:
- the LOC111905442 gene encoding uncharacterized protein LOC111905442, whose translation MAGTGSPQFMSACSATTSATGVICALNTGFFTLLVIINIRYLGKLESDYKWSVLVIFIIQFVGGILGTIAPLARCFAALSFKLSLKWIWKHVKVSKVESFWTQKLYDWKKSSIPFPSSSRKCKIVIQLLKILSLSICIGFQKTVVVACKMIAVIPIFFVICFLYCLRCWKWLKGMFSTSSVVLGQNPAQQGKNKDLRGYVLQLEDDIEFADRTLKGMLKSVNRLIQKAEKQQPNNLMKLLAESRGFEGVEKFESHRVPPLVSEEYINCWSLPLVTLTSIIMSLPNIQKNKVDCLVSGVSEGLVYVKLVEETLNTTDDHVRIQKAAKTLWVEVEVYHKWLGNKLPISKPRMNTPEHILQWLRNTAKNMVIKVESMDIRGQNDNSKYSSICANSMYRITETILLSYHENIDEISQEELFAMLSSMIADILAACLTNLPQVITMKCHTSAIEKREASVRAAAQLLGETTQIINSLQDRELPSLNPKDLAFIDKWHSYLKHPFP comes from the coding sequence ATGGCAGGAACTGGAAGCCCCCAATTCATGTCAGCTTGCTCTGCTACCACCTCTGCTACAGGGGTAATATGCGCTTTAAACACTGGCTTCTTTACTTtgcttgtgattattaatatccGATATCTAGGGAAGCTTGAGTCGGATTATAAGTGGTCAGTGTTAGTGATTTTCATAATACAGTTTGTCGGAGGCATATTGGGTACAATTGCCCCACTTGCCAGATGTTTCGCAGCCTTAAGCTTCAAGTTGTCACTAAAATGGATTTGGAAGCACGTCAAGGTCTCTAAAGTAGAGAGCTTTTGGACACAGAAGTTGTATGATTGGAAAAAGAGTAGCATACCATTCCCATCCAGTAGCCGCAAATGCAAGATCGTCATCCAGCTTTTGAAAATCCTAAGTCTCAGCATTTGTATTGGATTTCAGAAGACAGTCGTGGTGGCATGCAAGATGATAGCAGTGATTCCAATTTTCTTTGTGATATGTTTCTTGTATTGTCTCCGTTGTTGGAAGTGGTTAAAGGGCATGTTTAGTACCTCAAGTGTTGTACTAGGACAAAATCCTGCCCAGCAAGGAAAAAACAAGGATCTAAGAGGGTATGTTTTGCAACTTGAAGACGACATAGAGTTTGCTGATAGAACATTGAAAGGAATGTTAAAATCGGTAAACCGTTTGATCCAAAAGGCTGAAAAACAACAACCCAACAATCTTATGAAGCTTCTTGCGGAATCTAGAGGCTTTGAAGGGGTTGAAAAGTTTGAAAGTCATCGTGTCCCTCCTTTAGTTTCAGAAGAATATATCAATTGTTGGAGTTTGCCATTGGTTACTCTAACATCCATCATCATGTCTCTTCCTAACATCCAAAAGAACAAAGTCGATTGCTTGGTGAGTGGTGTGAGTGAAGGTCTTGTATATGTCAAACTTGTGGAAGAAACCCTCAACACTACTGATGATCATGTAAGAATTCAAAAGGCAGCTAAAACTTTGTGGGTAGAAGTTGAAGTATACCACAAATGGTTAGGAAACAAGCTTCCAATATCTAAGCCCAGAATGAATACACCAGAACATATTCTTCAATGGCTAAGGAATACAGCTAAGAACATGGTCATCAAGGTGGAAAGTATGGATATCAGAGGCCAAAACGATAATTCCAAATACAGTTCTATTTGTGCCAATTCAATGTATCGTATCACCGAAACAATCCTGCTCTCATACCACGAGAACATTGACGAGATTAGCCAAGAGGAACTATTTGCCATGTTATCATCAATGATTGCCGATATATTAGCTGCTTGTCTCACCAACTTGCCCCAAGTCATTACAATGAAATGCCACACAAGTGCCATAGAGAAAAGGGAGGCGAGTGTCCGAGCTGCTGCCCAACTTCTTGGTGAGACTACACAGATAATCAACAGCCTTCAAGATCGTGAACTTCCAAGTTTGAATCCAAAGGACTTGGCTTTTATTGATAAATGGCATTCTTACTTAAAGCACCCTTTTCCTTGA